One Arthrobacter sp. StoSoilB19 DNA window includes the following coding sequences:
- a CDS encoding type IV toxin-antitoxin system AbiEi family antitoxin domain-containing protein: MDPTEILRSAGGVLLRRDVLAAGATETALRRAVRSGQVVRLERGVLAVAGADPELMAAGRARGLLTCASAAPKYGLWQLRSAATPHYWHSNGRSAARCVSHRLPLTQQPQHRTLAALPDVLLHALLCLPELESVVMVECAYNRGDIEPGHLFRLLDGNRCGKARQVLSKVDRGADSLLETLARVLFRDAGIATETQVWIEGIGRVDFLLEGFLIVEIDGIAFHMEPRQYKKDRRRDNAAIRRGLPVLRFFYDDVVYAPESVLAQVREVLARGSLRWPQPNQPSFRQDWV; this comes from the coding sequence ATGGACCCTACAGAGATCCTCAGGTCGGCCGGGGGAGTACTGCTGCGGCGTGACGTGCTGGCCGCAGGGGCTACGGAAACGGCGCTTCGGCGGGCGGTCCGGAGCGGCCAGGTGGTACGCCTGGAGCGGGGCGTCTTGGCCGTTGCAGGCGCTGATCCGGAGCTGATGGCTGCCGGCAGGGCCCGCGGTCTCCTGACATGTGCCTCCGCAGCCCCGAAATACGGCCTATGGCAGCTGCGTTCCGCCGCGACGCCCCATTACTGGCACAGCAATGGGCGGAGTGCAGCCCGATGTGTCAGCCACAGGCTTCCCCTGACCCAGCAGCCGCAGCACAGGACGCTTGCAGCACTGCCCGACGTCCTGCTCCACGCGCTGCTGTGCCTGCCGGAACTCGAATCCGTGGTCATGGTGGAATGCGCTTATAACCGCGGAGACATTGAGCCCGGCCATCTCTTCCGCCTCTTGGATGGCAATCGATGCGGCAAGGCGCGGCAGGTTCTGTCCAAGGTTGATCGTGGCGCGGACTCCCTCCTGGAAACCCTGGCCCGGGTGCTGTTCAGGGATGCCGGGATAGCCACGGAGACGCAAGTGTGGATCGAGGGAATAGGACGTGTGGACTTCCTCCTGGAGGGATTCCTCATCGTCGAGATCGATGGAATCGCCTTCCACATGGAGCCACGGCAATACAAGAAGGACCGCCGCAGGGATAACGCCGCAATACGTCGGGGCCTGCCCGTGCTCAGATTCTTCTACGACGATGTGGTTTACGCGCCGGAGTCCGTCTTGGCGCAGGTGAGGGAGGTGCTGGCGCGGGGTTCGCTGCGGTGGCCGCAGCCGAACCAGCCCAGTTTTCGACAGGACTGGGTCTAA
- a CDS encoding GNAT family N-acetyltransferase produces MTAEPHLRPRPLDPASLVVLSLPMHDPRVRPLLDELAVEYDTRYGDLFGRTAAAEELNRYPAAEFEGPHGALLVIQEDGESIAGGAFRRYDETTAELKRIWTHSAHRRRGLGRLVLAELEALAAARGYTRLYLTTGPRQPEAKDLYLTTGYQAQFDLDADPETIGPLAFTKELAPVPRNSRPD; encoded by the coding sequence GTGACCGCAGAACCACACCTTCGTCCCAGGCCGCTTGATCCCGCCAGCCTGGTGGTCCTCAGCCTGCCCATGCACGATCCGCGCGTCCGGCCGCTCCTGGACGAGCTCGCCGTCGAATACGACACCCGCTACGGGGACCTGTTCGGCCGCACGGCTGCCGCAGAGGAACTGAACCGCTACCCCGCCGCGGAATTCGAGGGACCGCACGGAGCCCTCCTGGTCATCCAGGAGGACGGCGAGTCGATCGCCGGCGGCGCGTTCCGCCGGTATGACGAAACCACCGCGGAACTGAAGCGGATCTGGACGCACTCGGCCCACCGCCGTCGTGGTCTGGGCAGGCTGGTGCTGGCCGAGCTGGAAGCCCTGGCTGCCGCCCGCGGCTACACCCGGCTGTACCTCACCACGGGCCCGCGGCAGCCCGAAGCCAAGGACCTTTACCTCACCACCGGCTACCAGGCACAGTTCGACCTCGACGCCGATCCGGAAACCATCGGACCGCTGGCGTTCACCAAGGAGCTCGCCCCGGTTCCGCGGAATTCCCGGCCGGACTGA
- a CDS encoding cytochrome c oxidase assembly protein — MVSSAATPRSTAPQSDPGKGAAVRDAGSRGIPVPWQLAGLAALFLALAAALIFSGAAAARSVADPGALVRWGLPVSKAIHNVSLATVVGGLIFAVGILPKNLNPRNSAVRGRDRETPPAGGAPEHPAFTRVLAVAAVAGAVWTLSAIAVLVLTYADVAGQGLSGDPAFTQALVYFMTDIETGRAWLAVIIIAAVVTTALFGVRSLGGLALTLILALIGLVPTALIGHSSSSSDHEGAINSLGLHLVGVSTWVGGIIILALLSGILTGSKAGAATDITEPTLRRFSTLAGFAFVLVFASGIINASIRVTSWHDLFGSAYGQLILAKTAAAVVLGGIGFMHRQWVIPQLGRKGSTLSSRWVLWQLVLAELLVMGATSGIAVALGRSAPPQPTEVAANASPAFILSGYELPPELTPERWLTEWRLDWLWVGVALFGLATYFLGVAKVRRRGDSWQWFRSLNWVIGLVVLTFITSGPPSVYGRVLFSAHMVDHMALTMVAPIFLVLGAPVTLALRALPARGDGSRGMREWLLVFVHSKFSQLVTHPLFAAANFAGSIVLFYYSDLFGFAMREHVGHELMNLHFLLTGYIFVLSMIGTDPLPRRAPYPMRLLLLLATMGFHAFFGVSIMGGTGLLAADYFGNLGRAWGPSALVDQQTGGAVAWGIGEVPTLLVAIGVAIMWSRSDQRETKRVDRAADRNNDADLTAYNDMFAKLAERDAKLAERNKLEGR; from the coding sequence ATGGTGTCTTCCGCCGCAACTCCACGTTCCACCGCGCCCCAGTCCGATCCTGGCAAGGGAGCTGCGGTCCGGGACGCCGGAAGCCGGGGGATCCCCGTGCCCTGGCAGCTTGCAGGCCTGGCGGCACTCTTCCTGGCCCTTGCAGCAGCACTGATCTTCTCCGGCGCTGCAGCGGCGCGCAGCGTCGCCGACCCCGGCGCCCTGGTGCGGTGGGGCCTGCCCGTCAGCAAGGCAATCCATAACGTCTCCCTGGCGACCGTCGTCGGAGGCCTGATCTTCGCCGTCGGCATCCTCCCCAAAAACCTGAACCCCCGGAACAGTGCCGTGCGGGGCCGGGACCGGGAAACTCCACCAGCCGGAGGTGCGCCCGAACATCCCGCCTTCACCCGCGTGCTCGCTGTGGCGGCCGTCGCGGGCGCCGTGTGGACCTTGTCCGCCATCGCAGTCCTGGTGCTCACCTATGCCGACGTGGCAGGGCAGGGGCTGTCCGGCGATCCCGCGTTCACCCAGGCCCTGGTGTACTTCATGACGGACATCGAGACGGGCCGGGCATGGCTTGCCGTCATCATCATTGCCGCCGTGGTGACCACCGCGCTGTTCGGCGTCAGGTCCCTGGGCGGCCTCGCCCTGACCCTCATCCTGGCCCTCATCGGCCTGGTCCCCACCGCCCTGATCGGACACTCGTCGAGCTCTTCGGACCACGAGGGCGCCATCAACTCACTCGGCCTGCACCTGGTGGGCGTGAGCACCTGGGTGGGCGGCATCATCATCCTGGCCCTGCTGTCCGGGATCCTCACGGGGTCCAAGGCCGGGGCAGCCACGGATATCACCGAACCCACGCTCCGGCGGTTCTCCACCCTGGCCGGCTTCGCGTTCGTGCTGGTCTTCGCCTCGGGCATCATCAACGCCAGCATCCGCGTCACCAGTTGGCATGATCTCTTCGGCTCGGCGTACGGCCAGCTGATCCTGGCCAAGACTGCCGCCGCGGTGGTCCTGGGCGGCATCGGCTTCATGCACCGGCAGTGGGTCATCCCGCAGCTGGGCCGCAAGGGCTCCACCCTGTCCTCGCGGTGGGTCCTCTGGCAGCTGGTGCTGGCTGAGCTGCTGGTCATGGGTGCCACCTCGGGCATCGCCGTGGCCCTGGGCCGCTCGGCGCCGCCGCAGCCAACGGAAGTGGCGGCCAATGCCTCGCCCGCCTTCATCCTCAGCGGCTACGAGCTGCCCCCGGAGCTGACGCCCGAACGCTGGTTGACCGAGTGGCGGCTGGACTGGCTCTGGGTGGGCGTGGCCCTCTTCGGCCTGGCCACCTACTTCCTGGGCGTGGCCAAGGTCCGCCGCCGGGGCGATTCCTGGCAGTGGTTCCGGTCCCTGAACTGGGTCATCGGCCTGGTGGTCCTGACGTTCATCACGTCCGGGCCGCCGTCGGTCTATGGCCGCGTCCTGTTCTCCGCGCACATGGTGGACCATATGGCCCTGACCATGGTTGCCCCGATCTTCCTGGTGCTGGGCGCCCCCGTGACCCTGGCCCTGCGTGCGCTGCCCGCCCGCGGGGACGGCTCACGCGGGATGCGCGAATGGCTGCTGGTCTTCGTCCATTCGAAGTTCTCGCAGCTGGTCACCCACCCGCTGTTCGCCGCTGCCAACTTCGCCGGCTCGATCGTGCTGTTCTACTACTCGGACCTGTTTGGCTTCGCCATGCGCGAGCATGTGGGCCACGAACTGATGAACCTGCACTTCCTGCTCACCGGGTACATCTTTGTGCTCAGCATGATCGGCACGGACCCGCTGCCGCGCCGTGCGCCGTACCCCATGCGGCTGCTCCTGCTGCTGGCCACCATGGGCTTCCATGCCTTCTTCGGGGTCTCCATCATGGGCGGCACCGGGCTGCTGGCCGCGGACTACTTCGGCAACCTTGGCCGCGCCTGGGGACCGTCGGCCCTCGTCGACCAGCAGACCGGGGGCGCGGTGGCCTGGGGCATCGGTGAGGTGCCAACGCTGCTGGTGGCGATCGGCGTCGCCATCATGTGGTCCAGGTCCGACCAGCGGGAGACCAAACGCGTGGACCGCGCGGCGGACAGGAATAACGACGCCGATCTGACCGCTTACAACGATATGTTTGCCAAATTGGCCGAACGCGACGCCAAGCTGGCTGAACGCAACAAGCTGGAAGGACGCTGA
- a CDS encoding glycoside hydrolase family 2 TIM barrel-domain containing protein: MPAHTPAATAGHGSAPATRPSYRRLDPAAADVAELASLGPGRGSLPARAYLESDAPRLLLNGEWQFRLSPGIRAAPHDDWQQGNDLSGFTPLPVPSSWNMHGHGSPAYTNVQFPFPVEPPYPPDANPIGDHLVTFEAGPEFFPHAVLRFDGIDSAGTVWLNGVELGTTRGSRLAHEFDVSGILVEGANTLTVRVAQFSAASYVEDQDMWWLPGIFRDVTLQARPVDGIDDVFVHAGYDPGTGEGTLRVEVSRAGRAIDAVVRIPELGLELPAGAEQRVPGVQPWSAEVPRLYGATVSTPGETVALQVGFRSIVIEDAQFKVNGRRILLRGVNRHEHHPRLGRVVPRDVVEAELRLMKQHNINAIRTSHYPPHPEFLALADQLGFYVVLECDLETHGFHSAGWAQNPSDDPQWEEALLDRMQRTLERDKNHPSVIMWSLGNEAGTGRNLAAMSRWAKDRDPSRPIHYEGDWSSPYVDVYSRMYASQAETALIGQGIEPALEDAELDARRRAMPFVLCEYVHAMGNGPGGMTEYQDLFDTYPRLMGGFVWEWLEHGILVPSPGGGEHFAYGGDFGEEVHDGNFVTDGLVDANRKPRPGLLDFKKVIEPLGIDVSSSWARFTLRNRQDFADTSAYRFEYKVEDDGGTRLEGTVAVAPLAAQSTAVVELPAEVAACVAGLAQDAGAVLTVSAVLAADTGWAAAGHEVAWGQAVRLASPGTGVQARDLVEAGQDELQLGTAVFNRATGMPTSIGGLPVEKFGLVLWWPPTDNDLGREWGSPDERPLATQWKDAGLHRLHTRLLGIRAETSPDGGEYLRVSTRMGAADKQFGVLVDYLWTASSDSLGLRTQVRPVGDWVNAGFEVEWARIGLELVLGSRTTGVRWFGQGPHQGYPDTGQGARTGWFELPLAALDVEYVRPQESGARSGVRSAVLHTGGRELHLSGEPFALTVRPYSMQALDAANHRPDLVSDGRSYIYVDHLMRGVGTAACGPGVLEPYRLKPRQADFEVVLKVLG, encoded by the coding sequence ATGCCAGCCCACACCCCTGCCGCAACTGCCGGCCACGGCTCCGCTCCGGCGACCAGACCCTCCTACCGCAGACTCGATCCGGCTGCCGCAGACGTCGCAGAATTAGCCTCGCTGGGACCCGGCCGGGGAAGCCTCCCGGCGCGGGCCTACCTGGAGTCCGACGCACCCCGGCTCCTACTCAACGGAGAATGGCAGTTCCGGCTGAGCCCGGGAATCCGGGCGGCCCCACACGACGACTGGCAGCAGGGCAATGACCTCTCCGGCTTCACCCCGCTGCCCGTCCCCTCCAGCTGGAACATGCACGGGCACGGCTCTCCGGCCTACACCAACGTGCAGTTTCCCTTCCCGGTGGAACCTCCCTACCCACCGGACGCCAACCCCATCGGCGATCACCTGGTGACCTTTGAGGCCGGCCCGGAGTTCTTCCCGCACGCCGTGCTCCGGTTCGACGGCATCGACTCGGCCGGAACCGTGTGGCTGAACGGAGTGGAGCTCGGGACCACCCGCGGAAGCCGCCTGGCCCACGAATTCGACGTGTCCGGCATCCTGGTCGAGGGAGCCAACACGCTGACCGTGCGGGTGGCCCAGTTCTCCGCCGCCAGCTATGTGGAGGACCAGGACATGTGGTGGCTCCCGGGGATCTTCCGGGACGTCACCCTGCAGGCGCGGCCGGTGGACGGCATCGACGACGTCTTCGTCCACGCCGGCTATGACCCGGGCACGGGCGAGGGCACGCTCCGCGTCGAGGTGAGCCGGGCCGGGCGGGCGATTGACGCCGTCGTACGCATTCCGGAACTTGGCCTGGAACTTCCAGCAGGGGCGGAGCAGCGTGTCCCCGGCGTGCAGCCCTGGTCCGCCGAAGTTCCCCGCCTGTATGGCGCAACGGTCAGCACCCCGGGCGAGACCGTTGCCCTGCAGGTGGGTTTCCGCAGCATCGTCATCGAGGACGCGCAGTTCAAGGTGAACGGCCGCCGGATCCTGCTCCGGGGAGTGAACCGCCACGAGCACCACCCCCGGCTGGGCCGTGTGGTCCCGCGGGACGTGGTGGAGGCGGAGTTGCGGCTGATGAAGCAACACAACATCAATGCCATCCGGACCTCGCACTACCCGCCGCACCCGGAGTTCCTGGCGCTGGCAGACCAGCTGGGTTTCTACGTAGTCCTGGAATGCGACCTGGAAACGCACGGCTTCCACAGCGCCGGCTGGGCACAGAACCCCAGCGACGATCCGCAGTGGGAGGAGGCCCTGCTGGACCGGATGCAGCGAACCCTTGAGCGCGACAAGAACCACCCTTCCGTGATCATGTGGTCGCTGGGCAACGAGGCAGGCACCGGCCGGAACCTTGCGGCGATGTCCCGCTGGGCCAAGGACCGTGACCCGTCCCGTCCCATCCACTACGAGGGCGACTGGTCCTCACCGTACGTGGACGTCTACTCCCGGATGTATGCCAGCCAGGCCGAGACGGCGCTCATCGGGCAGGGCATCGAGCCGGCGCTTGAGGACGCCGAACTGGACGCTCGGCGCCGAGCCATGCCGTTCGTGCTGTGCGAATATGTGCATGCCATGGGAAACGGGCCGGGTGGCATGACCGAGTACCAGGACCTGTTCGACACGTATCCGCGGCTGATGGGCGGTTTTGTCTGGGAGTGGCTGGAGCACGGGATCCTTGTTCCCTCCCCGGGCGGCGGTGAACACTTCGCTTACGGCGGGGACTTTGGCGAGGAAGTCCACGACGGCAACTTCGTCACGGACGGGCTGGTTGATGCCAACCGCAAACCTCGTCCCGGGCTGTTGGATTTCAAGAAGGTCATCGAGCCTCTGGGCATTGACGTTTCCTCCTCATGGGCCCGCTTCACGCTGCGGAACCGGCAGGACTTTGCGGACACCTCCGCCTACCGCTTTGAGTACAAGGTGGAGGACGACGGCGGAACACGGTTGGAGGGAACGGTGGCCGTTGCGCCGCTTGCGGCGCAGTCCACGGCTGTTGTTGAGCTGCCGGCGGAGGTTGCCGCGTGTGTGGCGGGGTTGGCGCAGGACGCGGGTGCGGTGCTCACCGTCAGCGCTGTGCTGGCCGCCGATACTGGGTGGGCTGCCGCAGGACACGAGGTTGCCTGGGGGCAGGCTGTCCGCCTTGCCTCACCAGGCACGGGGGTGCAGGCCCGGGACCTGGTGGAGGCCGGCCAGGACGAACTGCAGCTGGGTACCGCGGTGTTCAACCGGGCAACCGGCATGCCCACATCCATTGGTGGACTTCCCGTGGAAAAGTTCGGCCTGGTCCTGTGGTGGCCCCCGACCGACAACGACCTCGGCCGCGAGTGGGGAAGCCCGGACGAACGGCCCCTTGCGACGCAGTGGAAGGACGCAGGACTCCACCGGCTCCACACCCGCCTGCTGGGCATCCGGGCGGAAACTTCTCCTGACGGCGGAGAGTACCTGCGCGTCAGCACGCGCATGGGTGCCGCGGACAAGCAGTTCGGTGTGCTGGTGGATTACCTGTGGACCGCCAGCTCCGACTCCCTGGGACTGCGGACGCAGGTCAGGCCCGTGGGGGACTGGGTCAACGCCGGCTTCGAGGTGGAATGGGCGCGGATCGGGCTGGAGCTGGTGCTGGGTTCCCGGACCACCGGGGTGCGGTGGTTCGGCCAGGGCCCGCACCAGGGCTACCCGGACACCGGCCAGGGTGCGCGGACGGGATGGTTCGAGCTGCCCCTTGCCGCGCTGGACGTTGAGTACGTCCGTCCCCAGGAGTCGGGAGCCCGGTCCGGCGTGCGGTCCGCTGTCCTGCACACCGGCGGAAGGGAGCTGCACCTTTCCGGCGAGCCCTTTGCCCTCACAGTCCGGCCGTACAGCATGCAGGCTCTGGATGCCGCAAACCACAGGCCGGATCTGGTGTCGGACGGGCGGAGCTACATCTACGTGGACCATCTCATGCGTGGCGTTGGCACCGCCGCCTGCGGCCCCGGCGTTCTGGAGCCGTACCGGCTGAAGCCGAGGCAGGCCGACTTCGAAGTGGTCCTCAAGGTACTGGGGTAG
- a CDS encoding NHL domain-containing thioredoxin family protein, whose amino-acid sequence MSETVRTHARVRASELVGRNWLNTGGKTLDLEALRGKIVLLDFWTFCCINCLHVLDELRPLEEQYSDVLVTVGVHSPKFEHEADPVALAAAVERYEIHHPVLDDPELDTWKAYTARAWPTLVVIDPEGYIVAHLSGEGHADGLAVLIPELIAEHEAKGTLHRGSGPYVAPEATSGTLRFPGKALFLPAGRGSASGAASDGGTSAGAPTSGTWLVTDTGHHRLVELDTDFHTVLATFGSGTKGYADGPAAGDTATAQFNEPQGLVLLPEDVAAKVGYDVVIADSVNHRLRGLSLTDGKASTLAGNGIQRLLETGPARVDEDAAGFTGKLSEHPLEVSLSSPWDVVWSRKLNAVVVAMAGTHQIFSFDPVGGEVDIIAGNGLEGLLDGAAHESWFAQPSGVAEDADGNIWVADSETSALRKLVVDDSGKVTVESAVGKGLFDFGFRDGPAADARLQHPLGVTVLPDGSVAIADTYNGAVRRYDPASGTVSTLARGLAEPSDVIVDHTHSAGSEPLLVVVEANKHQIVYVPIPKEAQQVDEGASQTHRPKSPVAPGALDLTVRFTAPTGQKLDDRWGDPTQLKISSTPPGLLVSGGGTSVGLQRTLELSPDVPEGVLHITARAAACDGPETEDGEIPDHAACHLYQQDWGIPVVLQDDGDTELVLDLRGMD is encoded by the coding sequence ATGAGCGAAACCGTACGCACGCATGCCCGGGTCCGGGCCTCCGAACTGGTAGGCCGCAACTGGCTGAACACCGGCGGCAAGACCCTGGACCTGGAGGCCCTGCGCGGCAAGATCGTGCTGCTGGACTTCTGGACCTTCTGCTGCATCAACTGCCTGCACGTCCTGGACGAGCTGCGGCCGCTGGAGGAGCAGTACTCCGATGTCCTGGTGACGGTGGGCGTCCACTCGCCCAAGTTCGAGCACGAGGCGGACCCGGTGGCGCTGGCCGCGGCCGTGGAGCGGTACGAGATCCACCACCCCGTCCTGGACGATCCAGAGCTGGACACCTGGAAGGCCTACACCGCCCGTGCCTGGCCCACCCTGGTGGTCATCGACCCCGAGGGCTACATCGTGGCGCACCTCTCCGGCGAGGGCCACGCGGACGGGCTCGCCGTGCTGATCCCCGAGCTCATCGCCGAACACGAAGCCAAGGGCACCCTCCACCGTGGCTCCGGCCCGTACGTGGCGCCCGAGGCAACCTCCGGCACCCTTCGCTTCCCCGGCAAGGCGCTGTTCCTGCCCGCCGGCCGCGGGTCTGCTTCAGGGGCAGCGTCCGACGGCGGCACGTCCGCAGGTGCCCCGACGTCCGGCACCTGGCTGGTCACCGACACCGGCCACCACCGGCTGGTGGAACTGGACACCGACTTCCACACGGTGCTGGCAACCTTTGGCTCGGGCACCAAGGGCTATGCCGACGGTCCCGCCGCCGGTGACACGGCCACCGCCCAGTTCAACGAACCCCAGGGCCTGGTCCTGCTGCCGGAAGATGTGGCAGCCAAGGTGGGCTACGACGTCGTAATTGCTGACTCCGTCAACCACCGGCTGCGCGGACTGTCGCTCACGGACGGCAAGGCGTCCACGCTGGCCGGCAACGGGATCCAACGCCTGCTGGAGACCGGCCCCGCCCGCGTGGACGAGGACGCCGCGGGGTTCACGGGCAAGCTGAGCGAGCACCCGCTCGAAGTCTCCCTGAGCTCTCCCTGGGACGTGGTGTGGTCACGGAAGCTGAACGCCGTGGTGGTCGCGATGGCCGGTACGCACCAGATCTTCAGCTTCGACCCTGTGGGCGGCGAAGTGGACATCATCGCGGGCAACGGGCTTGAGGGCCTGCTGGACGGCGCCGCGCACGAATCCTGGTTCGCCCAGCCCTCAGGCGTGGCCGAGGACGCCGACGGCAACATCTGGGTGGCCGATTCGGAGACCTCCGCACTGCGGAAGCTGGTGGTTGACGATTCCGGGAAGGTCACCGTGGAGTCTGCAGTAGGCAAGGGCCTGTTCGACTTCGGCTTCCGCGACGGCCCGGCCGCCGACGCACGCCTGCAGCACCCGCTGGGCGTGACCGTCCTGCCCGACGGCTCCGTGGCGATCGCGGACACCTACAACGGTGCCGTCCGCCGCTACGACCCCGCATCCGGCACCGTGTCCACCCTGGCACGAGGTTTGGCCGAGCCCTCCGACGTGATCGTGGACCACACCCACTCGGCCGGTTCCGAGCCCCTGCTGGTAGTGGTGGAGGCCAACAAGCACCAGATCGTCTACGTGCCCATTCCCAAGGAAGCACAGCAGGTGGATGAGGGCGCATCCCAGACCCACCGGCCCAAGAGCCCGGTGGCGCCCGGCGCGCTGGACCTGACCGTCCGCTTCACGGCGCCCACGGGGCAGAAGCTCGACGACCGCTGGGGCGACCCCACCCAGCTGAAGATCTCGTCCACGCCTCCCGGGCTGCTGGTCTCCGGCGGCGGAACCTCCGTGGGACTGCAGCGCACCCTGGAGCTGTCCCCGGACGTGCCCGAGGGCGTGCTGCACATTACCGCCCGCGCCGCGGCCTGCGACGGCCCCGAGACCGAGGACGGCGAGATCCCCGACCACGCCGCCTGCCACCTGTACCAGCAGGACTGGGGCATCCCCGTGGTCCTGCAGGACGATGGTGACACGGAACTGGTCCTGGACCTGCGCGGAATGGACTGA
- a CDS encoding helicase HerA-like domain-containing protein has product MASKTTAEKLATIQKGYTLEGATIELGAAIIDGELHKDAPVRLPLAMMNRHGLVAGATGTGKTVTLHMMAEQLSTAGVPVFLADIKGDLSGLATGAAGSDKLTARTQSIGQPWQGKAFPVEFLALGGDGNGVPVRATVSSFGPILLSRIMELNDTQESSLQLVFYFADKNGLELIDLKDLRAVIQFLTSDEGKDQLEELGGLSKATAGVILRELVGLEAQGLEKFFGEPEFDTAELLRTAPDGRGVVTCLELPTLQTKPMLFSTFLMWLLADLFEDLPEAGDLDKPKLVFFLDEAHLLFNGASKAFLDAITTTVRLIRSKGVGIFFVTQTPKDVPADVLGQLANRVQHALRAFTPEDAKALKATVSTFPVSDYDLEETLTSAGIGEAVITVMNEKGAPTPVALTRLRAPESLMGPSEETLVRSTVAGSALLGKYGTAVDNPSAYEKLTRKAAAPTGPAADTPAGEPAAPAGYDVDAEARRIEEEILGRPSSRPPQAPVPTQDPEPQYGGAEDGEASETPRRTKAPRAPRSRQPQSREPEPQPGGMMGDLGGVLGGALGGGLKSMARSMGTQLGRELLRGVFGTSSRRRRR; this is encoded by the coding sequence ATGGCCTCCAAAACCACAGCAGAGAAGCTTGCCACCATCCAGAAGGGCTACACGCTCGAAGGCGCCACCATCGAGCTGGGGGCCGCCATCATCGACGGCGAGCTCCACAAGGACGCGCCGGTGCGGCTGCCGCTGGCCATGATGAACAGGCACGGGCTGGTGGCCGGCGCCACCGGAACGGGCAAGACCGTCACCCTGCACATGATGGCCGAACAGCTGTCCACGGCCGGCGTCCCCGTCTTCCTGGCCGACATCAAGGGCGACCTTTCCGGCCTGGCGACTGGCGCCGCCGGCAGCGACAAGCTCACCGCACGCACGCAAAGCATCGGCCAGCCGTGGCAGGGCAAGGCGTTTCCGGTGGAGTTCCTGGCGCTGGGCGGGGACGGCAACGGTGTTCCTGTGCGCGCCACCGTGTCCTCGTTCGGGCCCATCCTGCTCTCGCGCATCATGGAACTGAACGACACGCAGGAATCGAGCCTGCAGCTGGTGTTCTATTTTGCGGACAAGAACGGCCTGGAGCTGATCGACCTCAAGGACCTCCGCGCCGTCATCCAGTTCCTCACCTCGGACGAGGGCAAGGACCAGCTGGAGGAACTGGGCGGGCTGTCCAAGGCGACCGCCGGGGTGATCCTCCGCGAACTGGTGGGCCTCGAGGCGCAGGGGCTGGAAAAGTTCTTCGGTGAGCCGGAGTTCGATACCGCCGAGCTGCTGCGCACCGCCCCCGACGGCCGCGGCGTGGTCACTTGCCTGGAGCTGCCCACCCTGCAGACCAAGCCCATGCTGTTCTCCACCTTCCTGATGTGGCTGCTGGCGGACCTGTTCGAGGACCTTCCGGAGGCCGGCGACCTGGACAAGCCCAAACTCGTGTTCTTCCTGGACGAGGCCCACCTGCTGTTCAACGGGGCCAGCAAGGCCTTCCTGGACGCCATCACCACCACCGTCCGGCTCATCCGGTCCAAGGGGGTGGGCATCTTCTTCGTCACCCAGACACCCAAGGACGTCCCCGCCGATGTCCTGGGCCAGCTGGCCAACCGGGTGCAGCACGCCCTCCGTGCGTTCACCCCCGAGGACGCCAAGGCACTCAAAGCCACGGTGTCCACGTTCCCGGTCAGCGACTACGACCTCGAAGAGACCCTCACCTCAGCGGGTATCGGCGAGGCCGTCATTACCGTCATGAACGAAAAGGGCGCGCCCACGCCGGTGGCCCTCACCCGGCTCCGGGCACCCGAGTCCTTGATGGGCCCCAGCGAGGAGACCCTGGTGCGCAGCACGGTGGCCGGTTCCGCGCTGCTGGGCAAGTACGGAACAGCGGTGGACAACCCCTCCGCCTACGAAAAGCTCACCCGCAAGGCGGCCGCGCCCACGGGTCCGGCGGCCGACACCCCGGCCGGGGAACCTGCGGCGCCCGCCGGCTACGACGTGGACGCCGAAGCCCGCCGGATCGAGGAGGAAATCCTGGGCCGGCCCAGCAGCAGGCCGCCGCAGGCCCCGGTTCCCACGCAGGATCCTGAACCCCAGTACGGCGGCGCGGAGGACGGGGAGGCGAGTGAAACGCCACGGCGGACAAAGGCTCCGCGCGCACCGCGGTCCCGGCAGCCGCAGTCGCGGGAGCCCGAGCCGCAACCGGGCGGCATGATGGGCGACCTCGGCGGAGTGCTCGGCGGCGCCCTGGGCGGCGGACTCAAGAGCATGGCACGGTCCATGGGCACCCAATTGGGGCGCGAACTGCTCCGCGGCGTGTTCGGCACATCGTCCCGGCGCCGCCGCCGCTGA
- a CDS encoding HU family DNA-binding protein, producing the protein MAKNRSELVAEVAGKAGTSQAAVNSVLDALFEVFETSVAAGEKITIPGWLAVERTDRAARTGRNPQTGETIQIAAGHSVKLTAGSKLKAAVSKK; encoded by the coding sequence ATGGCTAAGAACCGTAGTGAACTTGTTGCAGAGGTAGCAGGCAAGGCCGGCACCAGCCAGGCTGCCGTCAACTCCGTCCTCGATGCACTGTTCGAGGTTTTCGAGACTTCTGTCGCCGCGGGCGAGAAGATCACCATCCCGGGCTGGCTCGCCGTCGAGCGCACTGACCGTGCAGCACGCACCGGCCGCAACCCGCAGACCGGCGAAACCATCCAGATCGCAGCAGGCCACAGCGTCAAGCTGACCGCCGGCTCCAAGCTGAAGGCTGCAGTCTCCAAGAAGTAA